One Canis lupus dingo isolate Sandy chromosome 3, ASM325472v2, whole genome shotgun sequence DNA window includes the following coding sequences:
- the LRPAP1 gene encoding alpha-2-macroglobulin receptor-associated protein, with amino-acid sequence MASPRLCPGSRGLLPAPPLLLLLLLLLLVGPRTAAGHGGKYSREKNEPELPPKRESGGEFRMEKLNQLWEKAQRLQLSPVKLSELHADLKMQERDEFAWKKLKAEGLDEDGEKQAKLTRNLSVILAKYGLDGRKDARAVSSNSLSDATEDDSLEDPRLEKLWHKAKTSGKFSSEELDKLWREFQHHQEKVREYHVLLETLSRTEEIQENVISPFDTSRIKEDVLHSKHAELKDRLRGINQGYDRLRRVSHRGYGTQAEFEEPRVIDLWDLAKSANFTEKELESFREELKHFEAKIEKHNHYQKQLEISHQKLKHVESFGDREHVSRNKEKYAMLEEKTKELGYKVKKHLQDLSGRISRARHNEL; translated from the exons ATGGCGTCGCCGAGGCTCTGCCCGGGGTCGCGGGGGCTCCTGCCggcgccgccgctgctgctgctgctcctgctgctgctgctggtcggGCCCCGGACGGCGGCGGGCCACGGCGGCAAGTACTCGCGGGAGAAGAACGAGCCCGAGCTGCCGCCGAAACGCGAGTCCGGCGGGGAGTTCCGCATGGAGAAGCTCAACCAGCTGTGGGAGAAGGCCCAGCGG CTTCAACTTTCTCCTGTGAAACTGTCCGAACTCCACGCAGATCTGAAGATGCAAGAAAGGGATGAGTTCGCCTGGAAGAAGCTGAAGGCCGAGGGCCTGGATGAAGACGGAGAGAAGCAGGCCAAACTCACTCGCAACCTCAGTG TGATCCTGGCCAAATATGGTCTGGACGGGAGGAAGGATGCCCGGGCTGTGAGTAGCAACTCCCTCAGTGACGCCACCGAGGACGACAGCCTGGAGGACCCCAGGCTGGAGAAGCTATGGCACAAG GCAAAGACTTCAGGGAAGTTCTCCAGCGAGGAGCTGGACAAGCTGTGGCGGGAGTTCCAGCACCACCAGGAGAAAGTGCGCGAGTACCACGTCCTGCTGGAGACCCTGAGCAGAACTGAAg AAATCCAGGAGAATGTCATCAGCCCCTTTGACACAAGCCGCATCAAGGAGGATGTGCTGCACAGCAAGCACGCGGAGCTGAAGGACCGGCTGCGGGGCATCAACCAGGGCTATGACCGCCTGCGGAGGGTCAGCCACCGGGGCTACGGCACCCAGGCCG AATTTGAGGAGCCCCGAGTGATCGATCTGTGGGACCTGGCCAAGTCCGCCAACTTCACTGAGAAGGAGCTGGAGTCATTCCGG GAGGAGCTTAAGCACTTTGAAGCCAAAATTGAAAAGCACAACCACTACCAGAAGCAGTTGGAAATCTCACATCAGAAACTGAAACATGTGGAGAGCTTTGGGGACCGGGAGCACGTGAGCCGGAACAAGGAGAAGTATGCCATGCTGGAGGAGAAGACCAAGGAGCTGGGCTACAAG GTAAAGAAGCACCTGCAGGATCTGTCGGGCCGCATCTCGAGAGCTCGCCACAACGAACTCTGA